The Primulina huaijiensis isolate GDHJ02 chromosome 10, ASM1229523v2, whole genome shotgun sequence region GTATGTACAGAATGGAAAGCCTGGTGCGGCCAtgaatgtttttggtgaaattttGTCTGCTGGTGTGAAACCTGATGAATTTGTAATGGTGAGCTTAATGTCTGCTTGTTCCCAATTGGGGTCCTTGGAGCTAGCAAAATGGATTGAATCATATATGAGCAATGGTTCCTTTGACTTTAAAAGACCTCATGTTGCTGCAGCTCTTGTTGATATGAATGCAAAATGTGGGAATATGGAGAGAGCAACTTTTTTGTTCGAGGAGATGCCTAGACATGACCTGATTTCTTTTTGTTCCATGATACAGGGATTGACCACACACGGTAGTGGTGCTCAAGCAGTGCAACTGTTCGACAGGATGTTGGATGAAGGCATAAGACCTGATGCTGTGGCCTTCACCGTTATCTTGACAGCTTGCAGTCGTGCTGGCCTTGTTGATGATGGATGCCGTTACTTTGACCTGATGATTCGAGAATATTCTATTAATCCATCTCCCGATCATTATGCGTGTATGGTCGACATTCTTGGAAAATCAGGAAAGCTCAAGGCTGCTTACGAGCTCGTACGGTCAATGCCGGTTGAGTCTCATGCTGGTGCTTGGGGCGCTCTTCTTGGGGCTTGCAGGCTGCATTGTGATATTGATTTAGGTCAGGACGTAGCCCGTAGACTTTTTGAGTTTGAGCCTCAGAGTGCTGGTAACTATGTGCTTTTGTCCCACATGTATGCAGAAGCTGATAGATGGTTGGATATATTTCATTTGAGAGACAAAATGAGAGACAAAGGAGTTCAAAAAGTTCCTGGTTACAGTTATTTAGAGCCAGTTACCCCAGTTTGATCCTGATATTCTTGAGTTTGGCAGTGTTATTACATCGAAATCAAACGAGCATGAGATTTTTTATCTCTCTTGGTTGCTGCTCAGTTTGTTGTCAAAACGTATATTTTGATCCGCCTGCCTTTGGCTATGGAATTGAGGTCATTGATTTGACATGCAATTGCAAAAGCAACTTCCCATTGATGAGCACTAGGGCAAGAGGCCTTCGTCTCAGTCGGGATTAATCTGAAAAATACATTTTCGGAGAGGATGTGAGCAAAAGACTTGATGATTGGTTTTATATGTCCATAATTTTTGTGCATTGGTTTGATTCGTTTGACAACTTGAACCAAAGCTGCAAAATGAAGTTGGATGGAGAAGTTTTGGCTGCTAATGTTCTCTGCTAGCTTGTAACCAACATTCTTTGACAGTTTAGCTGTATAGATACTGCTAAATATTTCTTCAAGATCAGTTCTCTGGTAAGATTATGTAACGAAGCACCAGAGgggaaaacaaaagaaaattagagCTTTCTGCTGTTTAAACaatctaaaaaaatttcatcgtGCCTCTTACTACCTTCAAGAATCTTGTTGAATGGAATGATAGGGATATCACGTGCAAGAAAATTCATTTTATCACATGTTTGAATACAAGAGAAGCAGTTAACATCACAATTTCTCACTAAAACTTGATTCTTGTGTACCCTGATTGGATGGCTAAATGTCCCTACTCCATTGGCAATGCTGCATGGTCTTGCTTTTATTGATGCAGCCTTTTGTCAGGTCTGTTGTTTACTCTTGAATGACTTTTCAGTTTAACACTCAATATATGCAATCAATGTCATCTTTGAATTTAGTCTTACGTGCCTACCAATTATCTGCTGTTGCTGGGTTTTGattttgtttataaaatttgaaatgattgATCTATGTAATTTCCCAGATCTAAATAATATGAGGTCAAAATGTGTGAAGGCCTTCGGATTCAcgtgtatatattatttttctctttGAATTTGTACCAGCTTATGGATAAAATTAAAGCTTATTTACTGAACGAATGAAAATTGGGCTAGAACTTTATATGAATTGGACTCTTGAATTATATCAGTTTATTCCTGAATTGCAAATATGCATTGAAGAATTAATGAAGCTCTTGATTTATTATTCACTTTGTACTGGTTTTGGGCAGTCTTGAGCTATGACGCCAtagaaattattataataaattgcgATGTCGGGAGGGATTGATGCTTGCCTATAGCATTGTCAAATTTAGTGGTAAAGTTGTCCCTTCATTGTTTGCAAACTCTCGCGTTTTTTTGGAGCCATTCTAAAATGATGTTATATTCTAATACCTTAACCATAATTTTCTTTGTTGGAAATGATTGAAACTATGTTGCTTTGATTAAGTGTTATCACTAATGTATTGTATAAATAGTAATTGACTAGGTGTGATTGGAAATATTGCAGGATTGGtaaatatatgagttttgtCGTCAAATGACATGTATATGGCGGTAATTATGAGGCTAAAGAGACATGAATGGATGGTATGATTGTTGATCTGGCAAAGCCAATGAGTTGTTATCTAAAGAGAGCCGGTGGAGTGTAATTAGCCAGTGAATGATGTATCTGACTTGATATCATGTTGATGCCATGTGGTTGATTTTGTTTAGCCGGTGGATGATGTATCCTGTTGGTGATCGTATTTGTCAGTCAGTGGATAATGTATCTGGAGCGACATGATGTTGTTGTGATTCTGACCAGGGGGCCATATGTTTGGGTACGAGTTGTTGATGTGGATGCATTTTTAGTCGCATATATTGATTGTGATTATGATATATAGAGGCATGAGAGTATTATTGTTGGTTTCACAGCATAAATAATTGGCTTACGATCCTTTGTGGAATGTTTTAACTAAATAATGATGGAAGTTACTCTTATCTCAGGTAATTGGCTACGGTCTTTCCTGTGACGTGTTAGCTAAATAATGATTGAAGTTAATCTAATGTCATTATATGAGTTGATAATGGTCTCCATGTGATGTGCTGgctaaataatttttgaaattactcTGATGTCAGGATACGAGTTGATAATTGGGTGATGGTCCTTCATGTGATGTGTTAGCTAAATAATGGTTGAAGTTACTCTGATGTCAGGATATGAGTTGATAATTGGCTTATGGTTCTTCGTGTGATTATCTACAGTTGTTTAATTCCTATACATGTTTGATTATGAACATATTGGCCATTAGTTCACTTAAGGGATTTGTTTTTCAGGTAACATGTTAGATGTTGGTAGCGGTAGATAGGTTGTATCATGGCATAACGGAAACCAGGGTAGAGCCATGCTACTAAGTGTTGAGTATAATTAATGATACTAAAAATGTAGTTTATTCTTTATATTTTCTGTTAAAAAAATAGCaaggtatgtatatatatgtgtgtgtgtgtgtaatgtGTGGGAAAAATATGCCAGacgaaatataaaatatttgtttaaaaaaagcacaaattataaataattatcagTTACTACCAACTAGAATTTGTTAGTTGTGTGGTTAGTGCGAGATCAACCTCGGGTTCTACGTCAGGTGGTATTAGAGCAGTGGTTAGATGTCTGGGATGGTTAGGATCTTTGATTTAGGTGTTGGAGGTCAATATTAATTGTGCATATCTATACATTTATATGGTCTTCTTATGcgaaaatatgtttattaaattctttaattgtGTGTTCGTTGTGTTGACTTGATACAATATATGTTGGATTATCATTGACCATTGAAATTGCAAGATGATAGTTAAAAACATGAAGAGAAGGTAAAGTGTCTCTTGCAACATATGTTTGTCCCCAGCGTGATGTTCTATTGTGTTGTGTGAATTTTGTTTTGTCCATTGTGTCTAGATAATGTGGACAGTTATGATGATGATGTTGTTTCTGTTATTAAGGGTAATGGTATGCTACTGAGGTGCATGAGAACTTTTTGTACCGTATGGGTGGTACTTGATAACGACTGAAACATATCAGGTCTTTTTCTCATCATATGAATATTAACTTTCTGCAAAGATATTGGATATTCTAAAGGTGCCAATATGTGGTCATGCTTATTTTACATATGAGATTCTGACCCaatgaattatataaattaGGTGATGTCGAATATAGATGGTGATGTGGATTCCTGTAAGGATGTTGTAATTTCTCACATGTTGGAGCAATGGCCGAGATGATATGCTCAGGTGTTGATGTGTGGTGTCATGACACTGAAACTCCAAAGGTAAGTATATAAGAATACTTATGATACCTAAATTGTATCATATGGTGTGTATAACAGTGTTTGGTGAAATTATATGTAATCTTCTAATAATTCCCGATCATGATGATGATAGCATGATTATTTGGTAgagtttattatataaatacagTACATGCTTGTTTTTGACTTTTGAAAGGACGTCTTATCtgctaaaagaaaagaaatatcgATTTTATGGAGGAATCTTATGGAATGATGATGATGGTGTGTTGATCTTTGAGTTTTGTCTAGTTATTGATTGATCTATTGATAACTAAGTGAACTTCAATTTGTTTTAGTGTAGCTAGTAACATGAGTTTGATCTGTTTGCTGTGTTGAGGTCCTGAGGAGTTTGCTTCAGTGACATCTTTGTGATACGATGCAGTGAGTGATGACTGTTATTTATTATGCTAGTCGAATTTGTTGAGAAATTTGAATAGACTTTTGACTAAATTTTGTTAAATTAATGCCTTGCAATTGTTGAGTTGAGTTGTTTGATGCTCCATTTTTGTAGTGATAAAATGAAGCAGTAAATCCAGCCGATCATATTTTTTTTGCCGGTAATTTGGAGGGTCATATCCAGTAAAATAAATACCATCTTCATTGGCTGCCTGGTAACAGAAACCACCGAAACAACTAGGAGCCAACCAGATATTGAAAACATCGAAAAGTATGTTCTTGGGGCCCCTATGCGAGTGTGTGATCCCGGATATTATCGTCCCCAGATCGACAATGGAATCATAATGGTGAGTCACTGTAAATGGGGAGGTAATTCTTGACATGGATGTGGCTATTGTTCGGAAAAGTTTAATGCTAGAATCTAGAATGATGCATAGTTTTTGGCTGTATATGAATTCATTCTTGCTACCTGACATTCGAGATACAAATTCTTGTGGTGCTTTGTTGAAAGTTCCTATCCATTTGATTTGTTTACTTGGAAAAGACCAGTTTCAAAAAGAGCACCCCTGTCGAACAATTAATcaagaaatatatatttcaagaaTGCTATTTGcgacaaatataatataatgttgtATTTGGATCGAATGATTTGAACATGAGAAAATGATTTGATCCAATTTTCTGATTCCATGTGTATCAAAAATGGTTGTCGTGTGTGTTTAGGGTAcaaaatgtaattttcaaatgcacataaattttatatatgtttattcCATCATAGTTTGTAAAGAGACGTACGGTTTAATTATTACAAATTGTAATAAACTCTGCTCCactaatttattttgaattaacAAAACTTTGTTATTGAGaatttaaatattgaaaaattcgttagttaagaattttgaattaataaaaCTTTGTTATCTTGAATTATATATAGATTTGGGCAATtgcaatatcaaaattattaatgtaAAATGATATTTGGGTACGGTAAACTAATATGTAATTAAATTCGtggaataatttttaaatttttgtaaattgTAATTCTCAGTTAAGTAATTTACAAGATTTTACCTATAGAAATTTtagcttatttttaaaatctttgttaattttttttatgcatattaaatattttttaaaaaaattaatagagtTTTTCTTATATCatgataaaaacaaaataatgatAACAAATTCTTCAAATGTATGATTCTATAAACTATATTTTAGTCTGTGAACAAACTCATTGATACCAAAGAAAAATGTGAACATCTCTGAAAAATGATTTGAATAAAACTGTCACAAACCATGGTGGTTttttaaatttcgaatttacgatggaatttaa contains the following coding sequences:
- the LOC140986078 gene encoding putative pentatricopeptide repeat-containing protein At5g37570 — encoded protein: MLLGNPSSAVLPLLKACKTIKDLNQVHSHIIRRGYDQDHFLITLFISLCTSIMPTNLSYPTSLFVCVSDPNIYLWNTMMKAQCESISLNDCFLFFRRMRRALNVAPDEYTFTSLIKGCVRNLGLREGRVVHGVVLRCGSESDVFVGSSLIDFYGKCGEIECARKLFDGMRIKNEVSWTAMMTCYLNFGNLGAARRVFDKMPKRNEVAWNSMIKGLVKFGDLNSARKLFDMMPSKDEVSFTTLIDGYAKAGDMAAARALFDKLPEKDLVSWSALISGYVQNGKPGAAMNVFGEILSAGVKPDEFVMVSLMSACSQLGSLELAKWIESYMSNGSFDFKRPHVAAALVDMNAKCGNMERATFLFEEMPRHDLISFCSMIQGLTTHGSGAQAVQLFDRMLDEGIRPDAVAFTVILTACSRAGLVDDGCRYFDLMIREYSINPSPDHYACMVDILGKSGKLKAAYELVRSMPVESHAGAWGALLGACRLHCDIDLGQDVARRLFEFEPQSAGNYVLLSHMYAEADRWLDIFHLRDKMRDKGVQKVPGYSYLEPVTPV